The region CGTATCGAGGATAACGAAGAAGCCGGGGGTCAATTGTGGTGTGttcttccccctcatcccttCTCTGCCCACTGCTTGTTCGTTTGTCTCTGATGTCTGAACTTTGCCCCCGTCATCGTCTATCATGTCTTTTCTGTGATGAAGCTGACCACGATGTTTGCCGCAACAGGCCGGTCCTTCTTCATGTGCGCCCGTCCCACGGGTCCGTCtggcaagaaggaggacgggACGACGGAATTCTGCTGCAAGACCTTCATCTGGAGCAGCGAGTGGAAGCCTAGCTCTTCGGCGTCGTTGTCTGGCTAGTGGTCTCAGAACAGTGGTATTGATCTGCATTTTGCTACTCGACGGCTATTTGGGGATTTTGGAACGGGGAGTTTGGGCGTTGAATGATAGGAAaaaggatgatggggataaTACATATTAGCATGTGGCATGGCATCTACCATGATCTGGCTATCTTTTGCGTCACGAGCACGTTGCTTTGGCTTGGGGAAGAAGACAGGCAGtgggaagagaggaggagttggcaGACTGAAGGGAAATGCCAAAGAGGCAGTTGGCCTAGAACAAGGGTAACCGAGCTACTTGCTTGATCCAGACGGTATCAGGCGCTGTCCATTTTGCCCGTCTAGCTTAGCCCCAATGACAACTCTTGGTTTGTGCATGCTCGGGTTTTCCGACATTGGATATGGCCTGCGAGGAAACGGCAGTTTGACAATGAAGAGTCAGCGTGAGGAGAATAGTTGTTTTctgtggtgatgatctgTTCcgaagtttttttttttttttgggggggtgggatgcAGCGGCTTGATGGCCTCGTTGAGTCTTGATATTTtgtaccaccacccatctgGGACCAGGGGTTAGCTTCTTTGTCTATCACTGGCAACACCCACCAAggtggaaaaaaaaagtgacGACTTCATGTGGCTCACATCAAATCACCCGAAGCTCTACAGAAAATGATATCTCGGGCGTAGATCAGTATGATGATGAACTACATGGGGAAAATTATGATCTTGAACTATTTTCTTAGTCGTGGTGGTTGCCCTCACTGTTGACAAACCCGGTGGTTGGATTTTGGGAAGAGAAGTTGCCTCTGAGGCTCAAGTCGTGTGATTTATCTCTGGGTGGTCTCAGGATGGACTGGGGGATcttgtgttgatgatgggcttcACTCCGCCGCCGTCATTTCGGTCTCTGGGCTCTTCTCTGCTTCGTCATGCCCTCATTGGTGTCTCCATGCGGTAGTGGTAAACTCTAACTGTCGAGGACATGGCAAGACAAAACAAATCattcccaaccaccaaatGATCTCGACGGCTGACTTCGTGATGATCATCTCTCAATGATGACAAAGACTTTCTCGAGAACAATCACCTCTTCACATCAAGACAAGCAGTTCAAGATCACAAGCACGAGGAACCATCAGAAATCTGGGTATGCACTTGATTGTTGTACAGACAAAAGAAACTAGTTGCGAGCTTTGAACAGAACGTCTTCTTTGAACCCCTTGAGCCAGGTCATTCCGTTCGTCAAACTCATCCATCCATGTgccccaacctccaccagtGATGACCGTCAACACGGTCCTCCTTGAGATTATGTACCACTGAGAAAAGAGAATGAAAACAAATAGAAAATAAGTAAAATGAAAGAAACAGCCCACCGTCCCAACACCCAACTCCCCGCTCCGCCCCAACATTGTAAAATGCTATCCATCCGCCAAACTCCTGTTATCCATGCCCAAATCCCAAATCCGAACCATGAAGAAAATAGAAGTATGAGAAGGGGTATCATCCTCCAAGAACCAAACCTCTTCGCTTGAGAACATCGCCGGCGGTGAAAATGGCAGGGATCGCAGGGTATGCTGATGTGTTGATATGAAACAAGTCATTTAGAGAAAAAGCCGTTCAAATTTCGTCATAATTCCATGTTCTTGTACCAGGAAGCAGATTCTTCGTCAGGTAATCGAGTATGTTGTGTTACAAACTGTGTCGCATCCAGTGAAAACTTTGAAGCTAGAAGAGAGGTCAGCAACCGCGtgtagagagagagagagagagagagagagagagaggtgataCGACTTACCATTCTGAACCAACCTCTGGTGCATAGGTCATCGCCCATTGGGCGGCAAACCTTGGGCGAAAAGTCGCAATGACTGAATAGAGTCAGGAGCCGTGGACACATATTGCATAGAATGGTTGCAGTGATGAGAGACTGCAGCGATGCCTCTAGTTGTTGAGGCTGCCCAGGTTCATCACAGTGTCGTTGAGATCCGTGGTGGTCAACGAACTCATGGCCTGCACCGGATACTGGGGCACCGGGTTCGTGACCGGCACTGGATACTGGGAGACAGCCTTGATAGTGCTGAAGAGCTTGCGGCGCTCATTCCGGGTGCGGCGTGCCTGGTAGCGGTACCCAGGATACGCCAGTTTGTGCTTGCGGTCTTCCTCCACCGCGAGAGCCTTGAAGTGAGCTTTGACCTGGGGtgtctcccccttccaaGCCTTAGCGACGATGGACGCTGTGAAAATTAGCAATTGTGAACACGCAGCAAAGAGCGTGACAAGGGCTTACAAATAGCACCAGCTGTCAAGCCGGGGTTGTCCTCGTGGAGCCGAGCAGACATCCACTGGCGGTAGATGATGAACTGGTTGCGGGGGCGACGAATATGGTCCTTGGTTGTGACCGCAACACTCTGGACCATAGTATCCCTGTTCGACTCAGGCGAGACAGGAGCCATGGCAGGATAAACAGCCGGAACCGCATCAGCAGTGGGAGCTCGATCGACAGTGGGAACAAGATCGCCAATAGTCACTGAGATGCGTCAGCAATCTGAAGGATCAAATCTGTCCAGGAAATTCTTACCAGTCGTGTGAATGACATCGAAAATGCTCGTATCCAGACGAAAGGCCAAAGTAAGGGTCGTGATGTAGTAGAGCATACTGTGCTTCCTGTGAACAATAGCGGTGTCGAGACCATCGTTCATTTTGCTGCAATGAGTCGAATTAGCAATCAATGTCAATGAGCATTGAAGACGATCAAGAGTTGCATACCTGAAGTTGGTGGCAGCGACGGCCAAGGCGCTGACGACTTCAATATCATCATGATCATTCGCGACATGCTGGACAACTGTCTCATGATCGACCAGAATGAAGGACAGGATGTGCGAGTCGTTTATGATGGGGATATCCATCTTGTCAGAGTACCAGACACAGGCGGTGGTAGCGGGAGAGTTGACGGGAGTGGAGTTGGAGACATCCATTGTAATTCAGTGGTTATGGTTTGCGTagtcgaggtggtggtgcgatTCTTGAGAAAGGAAAGGTGAGAATATCTCTTGATGGAAAGTTCAGAGAGAGTTTGAAGAAGGAAGACTTTGGAAGTTCGGAAAAGAGGTCGCAATGACGGTGaagttgtggttgatgaatGGGGAGAGAAATTGAGAAGAGGTGAAcagaagaaaacaagagttgaagaaggggggggtggaaggaATTAAATAAATCGAAGGGCTGCTCTCTTCAAGCAGCGAGCAAAATATTGTGGGTGGGAAAAAGCAGAAGGCTGGGAAGCTTGcttggtgaggaaggagcagCCCACAGAGAGAGAACAATACTAAGGGAGTGGCAGAATAATATCAGGCAGCGAActgggtgggtgagggtcGGGCGACCACACCAGATGGGAATATTCACTGCCTTGGTATTATGGGACCCTCTACCCCCACTGTGCACAGTATTTTCTTTGGAAGGGTTGGGTTTCTGGCAGAGCTCTCAGCAAGCTGTATGGAAGTGAAGAGCCTCTTGTTAAAGTATTTCACCACCAAAGGTCGCGCATAAAATGAATATCACGGACATGGATTCAACATCCTCGCATTCGAGCGAAGATGATTATTGTGTTAGCCCCACGCATGCAAATATGGACCACCGAGATCTATCCCAGGTAAGTAGATGCCGTTTCTTGAATATATATCAGCGACTCTTGCTAAGCCAGTTCATGTACAGGTTACGCTTTTAATGGAGTCAACTTTGATCCGCACTGCTCTCCGTACCGACATCCAGCAATTTGAGAAATCCTTCGAGCAAATTATTGAGCAGGCTGGTGTGTTTTTGGCAACTACAGAAGAGCATTTCATATCACTTTCGCTGGTCGTCATGGATGAAGATGTACTGATCCGCCATCTCTGTGGATTTCTTGCCTCGAAACTTGCCATTGAAGGGTTTCTCTCTTTCCATCAACAGACAATACAGCGTACATCAGGAGGAGATGCTTCACTTGCGAAACAAGTGAAGGCTGCCACAGTGTTTGTGTTGGAGCTCATTCAGACCTTGATATACCACAAAGAGGCGGCTGACTACCCAGGGAAACACCTGGGCATGATGTACGATCGCGATGTCAAGTATTTTGGGGGCACTCTTttccacctcaacccccaggTCAATCTTGACGAGGAACTTCCCGAGTTGGACGATTACTACGAAGATGTTGATGAGCTCACCAACTACTACCATGGCGAGAAGCTTTCACACCCCCTGAGACAGCTCCCTGGCAATCCTTGGCATAAGTTCTTCGGAAACTTCCCAGAAACCCGCGTTGAACATGCCGCAGACACCGCTCTCTTCAGGGCGAATCCGCGTCCTGGAGACCTCACTGTTTCCATTCCTGGTACCATTCTCTTTTTGATACCAGAATTCCGTCAAGAGCATGAGAAATTCAGGCAACTGATGCTAGAAGTAAGCCAAACCTTCAAGACTTCAACTATTCCGTCAAGTTTCAAGAATTTATTTGATTTTTTAACACATTTACAGCATAGTCAGCTTCCGTTGCCcctgttgttggaggaggcgagaaAGGAGAGGGTTCAAGTCATTCAGCGCCGCCTGGCCAATGTGCACCATGGCAATGTTGAATATGACAGCCTTGAACCTTTGTGTAGAGAGAATACTGATATGGTATGCGAGATACCGCGTGGCTTAATGGGTTGGAAAACAATTGCTAATCTTGAGTACGCAGATACCCCGTCCTGAATACACTCTCGAGGGAAACAGAACATTTGGAATGCAGAACCTCACCGTCAACTCACCCGACCTAATCGGCGATGCTCTTCCTGAAGGCCGGATTGCAAATGTGGCATCTCAGTTGGAGGGGTTCCCCGCACGATTTCTATCCACTAATAAGGATAAGCGAATGTAGAACTGGGACAGATATGAACAGAATATAGAGACGGGGTAAGGCTGCGGAGATATTTGAACAGGGAGATAATCCGGCAGCCCCTTGATGCACTTCAACTCAGAATGCAGATGTATTCGAGCAATATACAATTCTGATGCTGGTTCAAAAGTACCATTAGTGAATTAATGAGGTGTATGCCACGGGTGTGAAATTGCTCAAAGGTTTGCCTTCATTTCATCCCATCTTGGTCTATCAGCTTCGCGGACGATGATTGCTCTTCATCTTAGGTAATCACATGGGCGTCTTTCTTCAGCCAAACGGGGCAAACGGGGCAAACGGGGCAGACGTGGCAGTCATTTCTTTGTTGGCTATCCTGCAACAATTGTCGCTCGCCTTTCAACGCAGTTTTCCCGTCTTTACCAGATCACAACTTCGACCGACGTCCATCCACAAACACCGACCACCATCGATTTCCACCCTGCCAAATCGATACTTCTTCATACCATCACAATGGCGGGAATCAACAGTATTTTGCAAACCTTTGAAGGCCTTGGAGAGGGCGATCGAGCCGAAACCATCAAGGTTCTGTCGGATATGATGCGCGAAGGCACACCGCGTCAGcccgccaagaagaaggtcaaCGGCTTCATGGGCTACCGATGTAAGAATCGCGGCATCATCGCATTCAAAATTTCTGAAAGCTAATCAATGGGAAATGTAGCCTACTATTCCTCCATGTTCAGCCAACTGCCTCAAAAGGAACGATCACCCATCCTCACGACTCTCTGGCAGCAAGACCCATTCCACAAGGAGTGGGACTTCATGTGTGCAGTTTATTCTGCGATTCGTGATCAGCTTGCCGAGCAAAATGTAACTTTGCAAACCTGGATTCAGTTTGCGGTTACTCCTCTGGGAATCGCTCCCCGTACTGGTTACATGGAAGCCCTTGGATGGGTTCTCACTCGACTCGACGACGGTATTCATACCTTGCAGCGAATGGACGTTCCGGACATCAGACATCATCTTCAGCCCATGAATGGTCTCGGTCTCTTCCTCAGCTGTTTAAATGGTGGCCTCCCGATCTCCGATCCGCAAAACATTATCTCTCAGCTTTCCGATCCGGCATTCGACGTCATCTGTATCAACACGGAAGTTCCCAAAATTCCGGGAACCTTCGACACCATGTCGGGCTTCCGACAGCTAGCAAAGCAGAATCCAGCTTTGGCGATGTCATCACTTTTCCACTTGCCGGATACGGATCCGTTGATCGCTCAAGGAGTTGGCATCTATGAGTTCCACAGCGTCGTTAGTCAATCCGTTCAGAACCACGGCATGCCGCCTACAACAGTGCCACCCATGGAGAGCCACAGCCACGAAGATAACATGGACTTCGCCAAGATCAATGAAGCGGAGCTCGATGCAATTCTTACGATGTACGACACCAATACCAATGGATACATCGACCCAAATAAGCCCCAGGGGTTCTGACTGGACATTTCACCGACGAAATGAAGAGAGCAAGATCTCCCATGGCGGATATTCCGACTGAGGGCGGGAGGTCAGGAACAAAGATAACCATCGCGGATGGGTACAAAAGGACGGGAGAGCTTGGAACAAGGAAAAGGGGCGGAAGCTGATCTTTTTGATTCGTCGACGAATGGCATAAGGGAATTTGCAATTGGGCATCACTTTATTTTCTTTCACATAAAGCTGCGAGCAGAGAGGGTCAACTACATCATCTTCCGGGGCTGCCGAGCATCATCACGGCAACGAGTGTTTGttctcgacaacctcaatCTCATGTACATTAATTAGTgtctccttcccccttcctcctctagATAAACCTATCAAATTTTGGCTCCgatcaaaacaaaaaaccaaaaaaaaccctATTTCTCACATAACCGTTGCCAAGTGTGACATGTCGTCGATTTAAGGCTCAATGATCTGCCGCTAATGCAGGTAACCATCGGCCAAGCCCTTCAgccgcaaaaaaaaaagcccaaGGTGTGGTCCTCTGGCAAAGCCATATTTTTGGTGTAACGGTTGGTACGTGCGCACCGAACTGTTTGGTAACGGTTGGTACGTGCTCACCAAACTGTTTTTGGGGTTTGATGATTTGGGGGGGCGGAGGGGCCCCCTCGAAATCAAATGTCACAAGGCAGATAGATGACTAGGAAGTGCGGGCATGGCATAAGTGAATCCAacggcaaaaaaaaaaaaaaaaaaaaaaaaaacatgtgTGGGAGAGATGTTCCCAATTGCAGGTGACAAGACATGCCAGCTCCAGCGTTTTGCTTTCAATCCCTCGCTGCATTCCTTCAACATGGGAACCAACCAACTTGAGCTGACTGCACCAaaggggaaggtgagggtCTAGGTGGGTTCTGTTTGTTCACGCTGtgatgggtggggggggcCAACTGGTAATGAGGTCAAAAAGCAGGTGGCTGGGGAGAGTATTCACCTGGCTTCCATTGCAAGAGCAAAAGTGAGGAAGGAACGAAATAGGCAGAATGGTAATGACCTCAGCTTGCCCAATGTGGGCCATCAAGGTTCACAGGTGGCGAACCAGACGCGACGGCGTCAAGCAGCGACCTCACCTGCTCACGGTGGGTCACCAGCAAACTTTTGCTCTGGTCGACCAGGTCCCTGAGCCCCTACATGAATGGCGAGGTCCTGACGTGCGAGGCCAAAGAGCGAGCGAGTCCTGATCCTCCAGTGACGAGCCCGAAGCCACCATATAGAGTTCCTTCGAGCAACCCTCACTGCTTTTGGGGCCATCGCAAGTCAGGGCGTCAGACAGCCTGCTCCAAAACTCGATCATCACCTTcccttcaacccccaaaACAGGACCACTCACAAACAGAAACCAAACATCCCATGTGGCAGACCATCTTCAGCCCAGGTCACAGAGAACCATCCAATCTCACATGTCTCACTGCAGACGCCCACGTTCATCCAACAAGACATCCGACCAGTCAAGTCATGAAGAAGCAAAAATAACAGTCTCTTACAATTTGTCTTTCTCTCCaaatacatacatacatccGAAGGCAAGTTTCCCCGAGAAAACCACCACCTACCCACCAGACAGCAGCATCATACAACCAAACAATTACCAAACAATTatcacaaaaaaaaagaaaagaaaaaaaaatcaataaaaaaaatcaataaaaaaaaaccagcTTTCATTCTTTTACCCCTCCCTACCCTGATCTGCCTGCTGCCAAAGAGggagagtgtgtgtgtgtgcttCGAAACAAAAAGAATACAAAAATGTGACAGCCACCTCCGCTCAAAACTCTCGGCCCCTTATTCCTTCACCTCAATCCTCCTGATACGAAATCTTCCTCATCTCACCCAACCTCTGCCTGGCCGCAGACAGCGCATTCTCCAGCTGAAGAATCTCGACCTATATAATTCATCATGTTAGCCACCCGCCTCATCACCATGTCCCCCCCGCGCCTTTAAAGGGAGGAAAAAAACATACCTGCTGCTCCATCTCCCGAACCTTAAACTCATGGCTCCCCAGCTTGCTATAATCAATCTGCTCATTCTCCATCCCGTTCCTCTCCTTGATGATGGCCTGCACCTGCCTCACCAACGCTCTGCAGGCCGCACCGACAGCCTTGCTCGCCTGCTCGAGGCTCTCCTGGCTCTTGCTCATGAAGCCAGCCTTGACTCTGCTGGCCGCCACCAGCTGCGCCGTCGAGGCGGCCACGTCATTGGAGGCAACAATCAGCTGCTCGGGGGTGTTCCTGTTGGAAATGACACCGTCGGCCGTCTCAATGAGGGTGTTGGTCGAGGTGGCCACCGCCTTGGCAGCAGAGATCAAACCCTCGGTCCAGCGGTTGTTCTTCTTGTAGAAGGCcgtcttggaggaggagccccTGCCGGCTTGGACGATTTCCTGCtgggtggcggtggcagccttgatgagctgggcgatggcggtggtgatggccatggcggcgTCGAGAATAGAGTCGTGGACGCTGAGCTCGTAGGTGGAATACCCGTCGCGAGGCTTGTTCTTGAGCTTCTGGAGGCgtgccacagcagcagcaatggcgTCAGCCGCACGGTTGAGTTCCTGGTCGACCATCTCGCCGAGGTCACCCTTGTTGGCAAGCTTGCCGAAGCCGGGAGCGAAGCCCTCGACGGACTTGTTGAGCCTCTGCAGGTTCATCTGGACTtcattgttgctgttgatgacgACGTCTGTCTTCTGAAGGGGGTCCATCCCCTCCAGACGGAAGCTCAACAGGCTGCGGAAGAACTTGACCGTGGAGTGAGCCGACTGCCGGGCACCGTTGGCAAGGGcatcggccttcttctcatcggTGGCCAGACGCATGAGACCCTTGGAGTTGCTGCAGACATCGGCAACGGCACCCGCGAAGACGTTGAGGTTCTTGATCAGCTCGGCGTGAGTGCTGTTGGGACCGTCGGCGATGAAGTTGTTGAAAGAGGTGGCGAACTCGGTGGCGCTGGCGGAAGCCTTCTCGATCTGTGACAACACGTATGACGGCGAGGCATTCTGGTTACCGGCCTGCATGGTCGAGTCGAGCTCGTAAATGGCATCATCCACACGCCGGACGCCGGCCTGAAGAACCGAGTCAATAATCTCGTTGATCTTGTCAAGCTGGGCCAGGATGATGGCGTCGAGCTGGCCGTCAAGAGCCTGGTCCGACACACCCTGGTTGTTCTTCAGCTCGTTGAGCTCAATCAGCGTCTGATCCATGCCGGCCTTGTacacctccagctcctcctccttctcgcgGAGGAGCATCTCCAAGTCGGAACTCCCCTCTCTAAGCTTGGCCTGTGCATCCTCAAGAGCCCGCGTCTTGTTGCGCAGGGCCTCCTCGAGATCGGCCATCTCGCGGTTGTACTTGGAGAGCATGGTGGAGAGCTCATTACCCTTGCTGCGCTCCAGATTGTCCGCACGGTCGAGAGCCATGCGCAGCTCAcgcttgagcttctcgacctcGTCCTTATTGGAGCCCGTCAGCCTGTCCTTCTCGTGAAGAGCTCTGTCACGCTCGCGAATCATGTCCGCGAGCTCGAGGTTCTTCGTCTTGATCTCGCGCTCCAGCTTCTCGCGCCTGTCGATCGCCTCCTGGGCCGAGGCGGCCTTGAGCTGAACAGCCTTGAATTTCTGAAGAAGATCGAGGTGTTCGTGACGAAGCTGGGAGTAGAGCTTGGCGAGAGCCTCGTACTTTGACCTCCAAGTGTTGACCTGCTCCTGCAACGACCTGATCTGGTCGTCTCTGCTGGCGAGCTGCTGCCCAAAGTTGCCCTGGATTGTGGCCAGCTCGCCCTCGAGGGCCTTGACCCGCTGATCGTACTGCTGAAGCATGAGCTGATCACGCTCGTACTGGGCACGGGCGTTCAGGTTCTCTTGTTCCAGTTCCGCCAGCCGGCCCTGCGTCTGCCACTGCGCCTGCTGATTTCTCAGAGCCTCCTGttcccgctgctgctgttccatcagccgccgctgctgctcctcaaAGTCCCGTTGCGCCTGTAGCTGAGCCTGCTGTTGGGCATGAAgggcctgctgctgctgggcctCCAACAcgcgctgctgctcctcgtACTCGCGGTTCTGGCGATCAATCTCGCTCTTCCAGAACTCGTTCATCTGATCGGGCTCCTCGGACTTTGGTaccggcggcggaggggtcGGCTGCTTCTCGATTTCTTGCTTGGGGCGGGCCGGCAACGCTGGCGCCGACTCATCCTCGGCGAGGAGGTTCGGTGGGTCTTGCGGAAGCTTCGGAATGGTGATGAGACTGGTGAGATAGCGAATATTGGAGCACTCGTAGTAGTACTTGACAAGGCGGTAGTGCTGAGCATTGTACCTCTCCCGAAGCGGCTCCAGGGCATCGTTGTCACCAGTGGCCGAGTGCATGGCCCGGAGCATGCT is a window of Podospora pseudopauciseta strain CBS 411.78 chromosome 1, whole genome shotgun sequence DNA encoding:
- the SMR2 gene encoding Sporulation minus regulator 2 (COG:B; EggNog:ENOG503PQ03); the protein is MDVSNSTPVNSPATTACVWYSDKMDIPIINDSHILSFILVDHETVVQHVANDHDDIEVVSALAVAATNFSKMNDGLDTAIVHRKHSMLYYITTLTLAFRLDTSIFDVIHTTVTIGDLVPTVDRAPTADAVPAVYPAMAPVSPESNRDTMVQSVAVTTKDHIRRPRNQFIIYRQWMSARLHEDNPGLTAGAISSIVAKAWKGETPQVKAHFKALAVEEDRKHKLAYPGYRYQARRTRNERRKLFSTIKAVSQYPVPVTNPVPQYPVQAMSSLTTTDLNDTVMNLGSLNN
- the FMR1 gene encoding Fertilization Minus Regulator mating type protein MAT1-1-1 (EggNog:ENOG503P6TT; COG:K) yields the protein MAGINSILQTFEGLGEGDRAETIKVLSDMMREGTPRQPAKKKVNGFMGYRSYYSSMFSQLPQKERSPILTTLWQQDPFHKEWDFMCAVYSAIRDQLAEQNVTLQTWIQFAVTPLGIAPRTGYMEALGWVLTRLDDGIHTLQRMDVPDIRHHLQPMNGLGLFLSCLNGGLPISDPQNIISQLSDPAFDVICINTEVPKIPGTFDTMSGFRQLAKQNPALAMSSLFHLPDTDPLIAQGVGIYEFHSVVSQSVQNHGMPPTTVPPMESHSHEDNMDFAKINEAELDAILTMYDTNTNGYIDPNKPQGF
- the SLA2 gene encoding Synthetically Lethal with ABP1 protein 2 (COG:Z; EggNog:ENOG503Q3C0; BUSCO:EOG09261A3K), producing the protein MATIRSLDHTKSEAELAINIKKATSPDETAPKRKHVRSCIVYTWDHKSSQSFWAGLKVQPILADEVQTFKALITVHKVLQEGHPSTLREALNNRSWIDSLNRGMSGEGMRGYGPLIKEYVYYLLAKLSFHQQHPEFNGTFEYEEYISLKAINDPNEGYETITDLMTLQDKIDQFQKLIFSHFRTTGQNECRISALVPLVTESYGIYKFITSMLRAMHSATGDNDALEPLRERYNAQHYRLVKYYYECSNIRYLTSLITIPKLPQDPPNLLAEDESAPALPARPKQEIEKQPTPPPPVPKSEEPDQMNEFWKSEIDRQNREYEEQQRVLEAQQQQALHAQQQAQLQAQRDFEEQQRRLMEQQQREQEALRNQQAQWQTQGRLAELEQENLNARAQYERDQLMLQQYDQRVKALEGELATIQGNFGQQLASRDDQIRSLQEQVNTWRSKYEALAKLYSQLRHEHLDLLQKFKAVQLKAASAQEAIDRREKLEREIKTKNLELADMIRERDRALHEKDRLTGSNKDEVEKLKRELRMALDRADNLERSKGNELSTMLSKYNREMADLEEALRNKTRALEDAQAKLREGSSDLEMLLREKEEELEVYKAGMDQTLIELNELKNNQGVSDQALDGQLDAIILAQLDKINEIIDSVLQAGVRRVDDAIYELDSTMQAGNQNASPSYVLSQIEKASASATEFATSFNNFIADGPNSTHAELIKNLNVFAGAVADVCSNSKGLMRLATDEKKADALANGARQSAHSTVKFFRSLLSFRLEGMDPLQKTDVVINSNNEVQMNLQRLNKSVEGFAPGFGKLANKGDLGEMVDQELNRAADAIAAAVARLQKLKNKPRDGYSTYELSVHDSILDAAMAITTAIAQLIKAATATQQEIVQAGRGSSSKTAFYKKNNRWTEGLISAAKAVATSTNTLIETADGVISNRNTPEQLIVASNDVAASTAQLVAASRVKAGFMSKSQESLEQASKAVGAACRALVRQVQAIIKERNGMENEQIDYSKLGSHEFKVREMEQQVEILQLENALSAARQRLGEMRKISYQED
- the SMR1 gene encoding Sporulation minus regulator 1 (COG:S; EggNog:ENOG503PYA1); translation: MNITDMDSTSSHSSEDDYCVSPTHANMDHRDLSQVTLLMESTLIRTALRTDIQQFEKSFEQIIEQAGVFLATTEEHFISLSLVVMDEDVLIRHLCGFLASKLAIEGFLSFHQQTIQRTSGGDASLAKQVKAATVFVLELIQTLIYHKEAADYPGKHLGMMYDRDVKYFGGTLFHLNPQVNLDEELPELDDYYEDVDELTNYYHGEKLSHPLRQLPGNPWHKFFGNFPETRVEHAADTALFRANPRPGDLTVSIPGTILFLIPEFRQEHEKFRQLMLEHSQLPLPLLLEEARKERVQVIQRRLANVHHGNVEYDSLEPLCRENTDMIPRPEYTLEGNRTFGMQNLTVNSPDLIGDALPEGRIANVASQLEGFPARFLSTNKDKRM